Below is a window of Leisingera sp. S132 DNA.
CGGCTACATCGACCCGCTGGACTTGCGCTACGACACCTTCGTGCCGGAAAAGATCCGCAATTCCCGCGCTGTGGTGTTCTGCCTGATGGATGTATCCGGATCCATGCAGGAGCGCGAGAAGGATCTGGCCAAGCGCTTCTTCCTCTTGCTGCACCTGTTCCTGGAACGCTGCTATGAGCATACCGAGCTGGTGTTCGTGCGCCATACCCACCACGCGCAGGAAGTGGATGAGGAAACCTTCTTCTATGCCCGCGAAACCGGTGGCACCATCGTCTCGACGGCGCTGGAAAAGATGAAAGAGATCATCGAGGAGCGCTACCCGCCGGACGAGTGGAACATCTACGGCGCGCAGGCGTCAGACGGCGAAAACTTCGGCAATGACTCGGTGCGCTGCAAGAACCTGCTGCTGAAAGATCTGCTGCCGGTCAGCCAGTTCTACGCCTATGTGGAGATCGTCGATGAAGCGGCGGAGATGCTGCTGAACAATCCCGAAGCAGGCGAAGACCTGTGGCAGAACTACCGTGAAGTGAAGGCGCAGGCGCAGCATTTCGAGATGCAGCGGGTCTCGCAGCCGGGCCATATCTATCCGATTTTCCGGGAATTCTTCCTCCCCAAGGTGAAAGGGATGCAGCATGCAGGCAGCTGAAACGGCGCGCGAGCCGCTGTTTGACGGGCCGGAATGGACCTTCGAACTGATGGAGAAGGCGCGCGACGCGATTGAAGAGATCGCGCTTCACGACCTTGGGCTGGACGTCTATCCCAACCAGATTGAGATCATCTCTGCCGAGCAGATGCTGGACGCTTATTCTTGCGTCGGTCTACCGCTGATGTATCAGCACTGGTCCTTCGGCAAGCATTTCGCCCGCGACGAGGCGCTCTACCGGACCGGCCGCCAGGGGCTGGCCTATGAGATTGTCATCAACTCCAACCCCTGCATCAGCTACAACATGGAAGAAAACACCATGGCGATGCAGACGCTGGTGATGGCGCATGCGGCCTTTGGGCACAATCATTTCTTCAAGAACAACTACTTGTTCCAGCAATGGACTGATGCTGCGGGCATCCATGACTACCTGGCCTTTGCCAAAAACTACATCGCGGCCTGCGAGGAGCGCTATGGCCCGCTGGCTGTGGAAGAGGTGCTGGATGCCGCCCATGCGATGCAGTCCCAGGGGGTCTTCCGCTATGGCCGTCCGCCCAAGCCTACCAATGAGGAACTGGTGGCGATGCAAAAAGTGCGCGAAGGCTACGAGAGCGGCCAGAGCGTGCTGGATATCTGGACAGATTCCACCATGGGCAGGAACAAGCTGGATCTTGTCGAAGACGCCGACTACAGCGCGCGCCGCAAGCTGATGAACCTGCCGCAGGAGAACATCCTTTATTTCCTGGAGAAGCACAGTCCTGTGCTGGACCCCTGGCAATGCGAGATCCTGCGTATCGTGCGGATGCTGGCGCAGTATCTGTACCCGCAGAAACAGACCAAGGTGATGAACGAGGGCTGCGCCACCTTCGTGCACTATTACATCATCAACAAGCTGTATGAGCAGGGGCAGATCACCCAGGGCGCCTACATGGAAATGCTGCACAGCCACACCAATGTGGTGATGCAGCCGGAATACGACGATCCGCGTTATTCGGGCATAAACCCCTATGCGCTGGGCTTTGCGATGATGCAGGATATCCGCCGCATCTGCCAGAATCCGACCGATGAGGACCGGGAGTGGTTCCCGGATTTCGCCGGCAATCCGGACTGGCGCGGGGTGCTGCGGGATGCCTGGGCGAACTACCGCGACGAAAGCTTCATCCAGCAGTTCCTGTCGCCGCACCTGATCCGCAAGTTCAAGCTGTTCACCCTGACCAATGACGCGGAGTTGCCCAATCTGGTAGTGAGCCAGATCCACAACCGGGCCGGTTACAAGGCGATCCGCCGCGATCTGGCGAAACAGTACGACCTCGCCTATCTGGAGCCGGATATCCAGGTCACAGATGCCGACCTGCGCGGCGACCGGGAGCTGAAGCTGACCCACACCGTGCGCGATGGCATCCATCTGGACGATGACGACCAGGAAGAGGTGCTGAAGCACTTGCGCCGGCTCTGGGGCTATGACGTCCGGCTGGACGCGGTGGAGGCGACCACTGAAAGCTGATTGTCAGCTGACAACTTATGCGCGAAAAGAAGCGCAGGCTCCAGGACCTGCGCTTCCTCTGTTTCACATGAATCCCGGGATCAGAATTCGACCACAGCGCGGATCGACTTACCTTCGTGCATCAGCTCGAAGCCTTCGTTGATCTGATCCAGTGTCAGCTTGTGGGTGATCATCGGATCGATCTCGATCTTGCCGTCCATGTACCAGTCGACGATTTTCGGCACGTCGGTGCGGCCGGAGGCGCCGCCAAAGGCGGTGCCGCGCCAGGAGCGGCCTGTAACCAGCTGGAACGGGCGGGTCGAAATCTCCGCGCCTGCAGGCGCCACGCCGATGATGATCGATTCACCCCAGCCCTTGTGGGCGCATTCCAGCGCGGTGCGCATGACGTTCACATTGCCGGTGGCGTCAAAAGTATAGTCCGCGCCACCGCCGGTGAGTTCAACCAGATGCGCCACCAGGTCACCCTCGACCTCGGCCGGGTTGACGAAATCGGTCATGCCGAAGTGTTTCGCCATCTCCACTTTGCCGGGGTTCAGGTCGACGCCGACGATCTGGTCGGCACCGGCCAGCCGCAGGCCCTGGATCACGTTGAGGCCGATGCCGCCGAGGCCGAAGACCACTGCGCGGGAGCCGATTTCCACCTTGGCAGTGTTGATCACCGCACCGATGCCGGTGGTGACGCCGCAGCCGATGTAGCAGACCTTGTCGAACGGCGCGTCCTCACGAATTTTCGCCAATGCGATTTCCGGCACCACGGTGTGGTTCGCAAAGGTCGAGCAGCCCATGTAGTGATGGATCGGGGTGCCATCCAGCATCGAGAAACGGGTGCTGCCGTCCGGCAGCAGGCCCTGGCCCTGGGTCGAACGGATCGCCTGGCACAGGTTGGTCTTGGGGTTGAGGCAGTACTCGCACTCGCGGCATTCAGGCGTGTAAAGCGGGATGACGTGGTCGCCCGGCTTCAGGCTGGTCACGCCTTCGCCGACCTCGATCACGACGCCTGCACCCTCATGCCCCAGGATCGCCGGGAAGATGCCTTCCGGGTCGTCGCCGGAGCGGGTGAATTCGTCGGTGTGGCACAGGCCGGTTGCCTTGATTTCCACCAGAACCTCGCCCGCCTTCGGGCCTTCGAGGTTCACTTCCATGATTTCCAGCGGTTTGCCGGGGGCAACCGCAACGGCAGCGCGGGTCTTGATCATGTGACTGGTCCTTCGTTCTTATCTGCGGGACCGGGCCGCCGCCTGGCGGGTCCGGGGTGAATGCGGTGCCAGCGGCTGCGCCGCGGCCGGAATGACCCAGCGTTACATTTGCACACCGGCACGCGCAAGCATTGCCTCGGCACCCTAGCAGGGGAGGCACCCCGGGCTTTGCCCCGAAAGCGACAGCTGAGCCGCGGTCCGCGCCATCCCGGCACAATGAAAAACCCACGGTTTCCAGCAGCTTGCCTGCAGGCTTCCAGTTTTGGGAGGGAATCTCAGCGCCACCCCTTGACCTTCCCCTCGCTGGAACCCTCATATCCACTGTCAAAGGAACAGATTCCGGCGGAATTCCGATGTCAGACACGACCCAAATTTCCTTGCAAATAACCGGCCTCAGCTGTGCAGGCTGCGCAGGCCGGGCAGAACGCGCGCTGGCGGCAGTGGAGGGCGTCCAGTCGGCCTCAGTCAATCTGGCCAACGCCGCCGGTCAGGTGGAGGCCGCCCGGGATGTGGCGCTGACCGACCTGACCGGCGCCCTGGCCGCTGCCGGCTATCCGGCCGCGGAATCGCAGGCTGCACTGGTGATCAGCGGCATGAGCTGCGCTTCCTGCGTGGGCCGGGTGGAAAAGGCGCTGCTGGCGCTGCCGGGGGTGCTGTCGGCCAGCGTCAATCTGGCAAACGAGACTGCGCAGATCCGCTATCTGACCGGTGCCGCCCGCGCTGCGGATCTGGCGCGCACGGTGACGGAGGCCGGCTATCCGGCCCGTCTCAGCGGCGCGGCGGAGGATGAGGCGGAACAGGCCAGCCAGCGCAAGGCGGATGAGATTTCCGCACTGGGCCGTCAAGTTCTGATCGCCGCACTGCTGACCCTGCCGGTGTTCCTGATCGAGATGGGCGGCCACATGGTTCCGGCACTGCACCACTGGGTGGCGGCGAATATCGGCATGCAGAACAGCTACTTGCTGCAGTTTGCCCTGACCGCCGCGGTGCTGGCGGGGCCGGGCCGGCAGTTCTATGCCAAAGGCTTCCCGGCGCTGTTCCGGGGCGCACCCGACATGAACGCGCTTGTGGCACTGGGCACTGCCGCGGCCTTTGGCTTCTCGGTGATTTCCACCTTCGCTCCTTGGCTGCTGCCTGCAGGCACGGCCAATGTCTATTATGAGGCCGCAGCGGTCATCGTGGTGCTGATCCTCACGGGCCGCTTCCTGGAGGCCCGGGCCAAAGGCCGCACCGGCGCGGCGATCCGCAAGCTGGCGGGTTTGCAGCCTAAGACCGCGATGGTGGTCTCCGGCGGTGAGGCGATCGAAACCCCGGTGGAGGAGATCGGCACCGGCGACCTGGTCCGGGTCCGTCCGGGCGAGCGGATCGCGGTGGACGGTGAGATCACCTCAGGCAGCTCCTATGTTGACGAAAGCATGATTTCAGGCGAGCCGGTGCCGGTCGCCAAGTCCCGCGGCGATGAGGTGACGGCGGGCACCATCAACGGCAACGCCGCGCTGGAATTCCGCGCAACCCGTGTGGGGCGCGACACCGTGCTGGCGCAGATCATCCGCATGGTGGAGCAGGCGCAGGGCGCCAAGCTGCCGGTGCAGGGGCTGGTCGACCGGATCACCCTGTGGTTCGTACCCGCGGTTATTGCGGTTGCGGCACTGACGGTGCTGGCCTGGTCGCTGTTCGGCCCGGCGCCATCGCTGCCGCTGGCCCTCGTGGCCGGCGTCTCGGTGCTGATCATCGCCTGCCCCTGCGCAATGGGGCTGGCAACGCCGACCTCGATCATGGTGGGTATTGGCCGTGCCGCCCAGATGGGGGTGCTGTTCCGCAAGGGCGATGCGTTGCAACGGCTGCAGGAGGTCAAGGTGGTGGCGCTCGACAAGACCGGCACATTGACCGAGGGGCGCCCGGCGCTGACCGAATTGATCTGCGCCGATGGCTTCACCCGCGAAGAGGTGCTGCGCCTTGCCGGCGCCGCCGAGGCGCAGTCCGAACACCCGATTGCACGGGCCATCACGGCAGCGGCAGGCAAGGGGCTGCCCAAGGCTGAAGCCTTTGAGGCGATCCCGGGCTACGGCCTGAGGGCAGAGGTCGAAGGCCGCGTGGTGCTGGCCGGTGCTGCCCGTCTGATGGCGCGCGAAGGCATTGCCCTTGGCGCGCTGGAGGCGGAAGGCGCGCGGCTGGCGGAGCGTGGCGATACCCCGCTCTATGCTGCAGTCGACGGCCGGCTTGCGGCAGTGATTGCGGTGGCGGACCCGATCAAGCCGGGCACCCCGTCGGCGATCAAGGCGTTTCACGAGCAGGGGCTGAAGGTGGCCATGATCACCGGCGATGCGGCTGCGACGGCACAGGCGATTGCCAGGCGGCTGGGCATTGACGCGGTGAAGGCCGAATGCCTGCCCGCGGATAAGGTCAAGGCGCTGCAGGAACTGCAGGCGGAACACGGCACCCTGGCGTTTGTCGGCGATGGCATCAATGACGCCCCGGCGCTGGCGGCGGCGGATGCGGGTATCGCCATCGGCACCGGTACCGACGTGGCGATCGAGGCCGCCGATGTGGTACTGGTCTCCGGCGATTTGCGCGGGGTGGTCAACGCGCTGACGGTCAGCCGC
It encodes the following:
- a CDS encoding SpoVR family protein, whose translation is MQAAETAREPLFDGPEWTFELMEKARDAIEEIALHDLGLDVYPNQIEIISAEQMLDAYSCVGLPLMYQHWSFGKHFARDEALYRTGRQGLAYEIVINSNPCISYNMEENTMAMQTLVMAHAAFGHNHFFKNNYLFQQWTDAAGIHDYLAFAKNYIAACEERYGPLAVEEVLDAAHAMQSQGVFRYGRPPKPTNEELVAMQKVREGYESGQSVLDIWTDSTMGRNKLDLVEDADYSARRKLMNLPQENILYFLEKHSPVLDPWQCEILRIVRMLAQYLYPQKQTKVMNEGCATFVHYYIINKLYEQGQITQGAYMEMLHSHTNVVMQPEYDDPRYSGINPYALGFAMMQDIRRICQNPTDEDREWFPDFAGNPDWRGVLRDAWANYRDESFIQQFLSPHLIRKFKLFTLTNDAELPNLVVSQIHNRAGYKAIRRDLAKQYDLAYLEPDIQVTDADLRGDRELKLTHTVRDGIHLDDDDQEEVLKHLRRLWGYDVRLDAVEATTES
- a CDS encoding S-(hydroxymethyl)glutathione dehydrogenase/class III alcohol dehydrogenase, which produces MKTRAAVAVAPGKPLEIMEVNLEGPKAGEVLVEIKATGLCHTDEFTRSGDDPEGIFPAILGHEGAGVVIEVGEGVTSLKPGDHVIPLYTPECRECEYCLNPKTNLCQAIRSTQGQGLLPDGSTRFSMLDGTPIHHYMGCSTFANHTVVPEIALAKIREDAPFDKVCYIGCGVTTGIGAVINTAKVEIGSRAVVFGLGGIGLNVIQGLRLAGADQIVGVDLNPGKVEMAKHFGMTDFVNPAEVEGDLVAHLVELTGGGADYTFDATGNVNVMRTALECAHKGWGESIIIGVAPAGAEISTRPFQLVTGRSWRGTAFGGASGRTDVPKIVDWYMDGKIEIDPMITHKLTLDQINEGFELMHEGKSIRAVVEF
- a CDS encoding heavy metal translocating P-type ATPase, with the translated sequence MSDTTQISLQITGLSCAGCAGRAERALAAVEGVQSASVNLANAAGQVEAARDVALTDLTGALAAAGYPAAESQAALVISGMSCASCVGRVEKALLALPGVLSASVNLANETAQIRYLTGAARAADLARTVTEAGYPARLSGAAEDEAEQASQRKADEISALGRQVLIAALLTLPVFLIEMGGHMVPALHHWVAANIGMQNSYLLQFALTAAVLAGPGRQFYAKGFPALFRGAPDMNALVALGTAAAFGFSVISTFAPWLLPAGTANVYYEAAAVIVVLILTGRFLEARAKGRTGAAIRKLAGLQPKTAMVVSGGEAIETPVEEIGTGDLVRVRPGERIAVDGEITSGSSYVDESMISGEPVPVAKSRGDEVTAGTINGNAALEFRATRVGRDTVLAQIIRMVEQAQGAKLPVQGLVDRITLWFVPAVIAVAALTVLAWSLFGPAPSLPLALVAGVSVLIIACPCAMGLATPTSIMVGIGRAAQMGVLFRKGDALQRLQEVKVVALDKTGTLTEGRPALTELICADGFTREEVLRLAGAAEAQSEHPIARAITAAAGKGLPKAEAFEAIPGYGLRAEVEGRVVLAGAARLMAREGIALGALEAEGARLAERGDTPLYAAVDGRLAAVIAVADPIKPGTPSAIKAFHEQGLKVAMITGDAAATAQAIARRLGIDAVKAECLPADKVKALQELQAEHGTLAFVGDGINDAPALAAADAGIAIGTGTDVAIEAADVVLVSGDLRGVVNALTVSRATMRNIRQNLGWAFGYNVLLIPVAAGVLYPFGGPLLSPALAAGAMALSSVFVLSNALRLRGLKPDIDEDQAAPAPKAETKQEARA